A window from Chitinophagales bacterium encodes these proteins:
- a CDS encoding phosphatidylserine decarboxylase codes for MKYIKYTLYSLSIILLLLLAYYRFWFLRLPERTFNTNENTIVSPANGLVASVSAYNDSFIEVHKGKYGVIDVWTKDVDTAGTIISIVMNVTNVHYQRAPLTSKIAMHRYTAGKFNNAVANDNPFGIRFENEHNEILFESPAGKRIKIIQIAGLLARRIEDFVKPEQQVKKGEVVGLIKLGSQVTVVLPKGVKPLVQPGQTILDGDPLAVFE; via the coding sequence ATGAAATATATAAAATACACACTCTATTCGCTGAGCATTATTCTATTGTTGCTTTTAGCATATTATCGGTTTTGGTTTTTGCGCTTGCCCGAAAGAACTTTCAACACAAATGAAAACACCATTGTGTCTCCGGCAAATGGTTTGGTGGCAAGCGTTTCGGCTTACAACGATAGTTTTATTGAAGTTCACAAAGGAAAATATGGTGTTATAGATGTGTGGACAAAAGATGTGGACACAGCCGGCACCATTATTTCTATAGTAATGAACGTAACCAATGTACATTACCAACGCGCACCGCTTACTTCAAAAATTGCTATGCACCGCTACACAGCCGGAAAATTTAATAATGCGGTGGCAAACGATAATCCATTTGGCATCCGCTTCGAAAATGAGCACAACGAAATACTGTTTGAGTCGCCCGCAGGAAAGCGCATAAAAATCATTCAAATTGCAGGATTGCTTGCCCGCAGAATTGAAGATTTTGTGAAGCCCGAGCAGCAAGTTAAAAAAGGAGAAGTAGTTGGATTAATAAAATTGGGCAGCCAAGTTACCGTGGTGTTGCCTAAGGGCGTGAAACCTTTGGTGCAACCCGGTCAAACTATTTTAGATGGCGATCCTTTGGCCGTTTTTGAATAA
- a CDS encoding L,D-transpeptidase family protein: protein MFVLGFSFLLMNAMVRDTSFLERQLSFSRVDAAMDRHIERIEDQCAKVGSDKFDEIYLRAFKQEKLLEVWKLVGSQYVLYDTFPICQASGELGPKKKQGDRQVPEGFYEINVFNPASNFLLSLGLNYPNKRDAIVNKPPRGGDIYIHGKCMSIGCLAMEDLPIEEIYCVALLAKAAGQQQIPVHIFPFKMNTQNMSQYSLHEKGEVKHFWETLQPMYKNFEEEKKISTFFVTEDGKYIVAKP, encoded by the coding sequence ATGTTTGTATTAGGGTTTTCTTTTTTATTGATGAATGCTATGGTACGCGATACAAGTTTTTTGGAGCGCCAACTTTCTTTTAGTCGCGTAGATGCCGCAATGGATAGGCATATTGAAAGAATAGAAGACCAGTGTGCTAAAGTTGGCAGCGATAAATTCGATGAAATTTATTTGCGGGCATTTAAGCAAGAAAAATTATTAGAAGTTTGGAAATTGGTTGGCAGCCAATATGTGCTGTACGACACCTTTCCAATATGCCAAGCATCGGGAGAATTGGGTCCCAAAAAGAAACAAGGCGATAGGCAAGTGCCGGAAGGTTTTTATGAAATAAATGTATTTAATCCAGCCAGTAATTTTTTATTGTCGCTAGGATTAAACTATCCCAATAAGCGCGATGCCATAGTAAACAAGCCACCTCGCGGGGGCGATATTTATATTCACGGAAAGTGTATGAGCATTGGTTGCCTTGCAATGGAAGATTTGCCTATCGAAGAAATTTATTGCGTGGCATTATTGGCAAAAGCAGCGGGGCAACAGCAAATTCCGGTACATATTTTTCCATTTAAAATGAACACCCAAAATATGAGCCAGTATTCTTTACACGAAAAAGGAGAAGTGAAACATTTTTGGGAAACACTCCAGCCCATGTATAAAAACTTTGAAGAAGAAAAGAAAATAAGCACCTTCTTTGTAACCGAAGATGGTAAGTACATAGTGGCTAAACCATAA
- a CDS encoding formylglycine-generating enzyme family protein, with amino-acid sequence MLFSRFNIRYLLPVFYWLCISSCNARKQQQCNNLLPQAAAYITNDTILSFPSVIADTNHMVHILGGNFLMGSEANKMLQNKDEQPPHLQKVNSFFIDSAEVSIADFKAFTEATGYITTAEKRGTSLVFYYTTKSAIGEAQLPWWKEEKNKSWKQPLSQAKKQVSSQLPAVHISWFDAVNYCTWKGKRLPTESEWEYAAVRGLKIRQPMNIFQGNFPEKNTAEDGAEFMAPVKSFEPNAIGIYNLQGNVWEWCSDYYHAQYYQYLSSDSLNELPTSPTKSYDPQEPFIPKRVIRGGSFLCNESYCSGYRPTARMKAPPAQTYMHVGFRCAVSTVK; translated from the coding sequence ATGCTATTTAGCCGCTTCAATATCAGATATTTATTACCTGTTTTTTATTGGTTATGTATAAGCAGTTGCAACGCTCGTAAACAGCAGCAGTGCAATAATTTATTGCCGCAGGCAGCAGCATATATTACAAACGATACCATACTTTCTTTTCCTTCAGTTATAGCCGATACCAATCATATGGTGCATATATTGGGAGGAAATTTTTTAATGGGAAGCGAAGCAAACAAAATGCTTCAAAATAAAGATGAACAACCGCCACACCTACAAAAGGTAAACAGCTTTTTTATAGATTCTGCCGAAGTTTCAATTGCCGATTTTAAAGCCTTTACCGAAGCCACAGGCTATATTACTACTGCCGAAAAGCGAGGCACATCGCTTGTATTTTATTACACCACCAAAAGCGCCATAGGCGAAGCGCAACTGCCTTGGTGGAAAGAAGAGAAAAACAAATCGTGGAAGCAACCACTTTCACAAGCAAAAAAGCAGGTAAGCAGCCAGCTTCCGGCAGTGCACATAAGTTGGTTCGATGCAGTAAATTATTGCACTTGGAAAGGGAAACGCCTGCCCACAGAAAGTGAATGGGAGTATGCAGCCGTAAGGGGTTTAAAAATCCGGCAGCCAATGAATATTTTTCAGGGAAATTTCCCTGAAAAGAACACAGCAGAAGATGGGGCAGAGTTTATGGCTCCGGTAAAAAGCTTTGAACCAAACGCCATAGGCATTTACAATTTGCAAGGCAATGTTTGGGAATGGTGCAGCGATTATTATCACGCACAATACTATCAATACCTCAGCAGCGATTCGCTAAACGAATTGCCCACCTCGCCAACCAAGAGTTACGATCCGCAAGAACCATTTATACCCAAAAGAGTAATACGAGGCGGCTCTTTTTTGTGCAACGAAAGTTATTGCAGCGGCTATCGCCCCACGGCTCGAATGAAAGCCCCTCCTGCTCAAACCTATATGCACGTTGGGTTTAGGTGTGCCGTAAGCACCGTTAAGTAG
- a CDS encoding sulfatase-like hydrolase/transferase, producing MNKTVLFISVFAIVFFSLALISFKEKKANTNPPNVIVILADDLGKFDVSAYGGIHVATPNIDSIALNGCIFNDGYASAAICAPSRAGLLTGSYQQRFGFEFQPHKKYPRSFFIRSFYKMFMRKEEAWQMERGQELPSRQEARQEGIPHAQKTIAEFFKANGYSTGMVGKWHLGYHEPNLPNNRGFDYFYGFTEAFSLYAPKSNHEIVNAKTKEFTDRHIWNQGRSRFCAIRQNGKVVEEKEYITYRFAEEANKFIEENKAQPFFLYVPFNAPHTPFQAPQKIYNQLSHIKDHNKRVYFSMIVALDEAVGSIRNQVRKIGLEENTIIIFASDNGAATYMGTPDNSPLKGGKFTLFEGGINIPFVMQWKGKIKPQTVVNQPVSLLDVFPTVSAAAGLQIPDYAKPDGVNLLPYIFGEEKGEPHKALFWRSGYNRAIRKGDWKMIVDDRNMVLHLYNLSNDKFEMENIRSKYPKVIDELFDELEEWDSEMEKPRWPFVMNYKVIIDGEQFIYAI from the coding sequence ATGAACAAAACGGTACTTTTTATTTCAGTTTTTGCCATTGTATTTTTTTCGTTGGCACTCATTTCTTTTAAAGAAAAGAAAGCCAATACAAATCCGCCAAATGTAATTGTAATACTTGCCGATGACCTGGGAAAGTTTGATGTTTCTGCATATGGCGGCATACATGTAGCAACACCCAATATAGACAGCATTGCCTTAAACGGGTGTATTTTTAATGATGGCTATGCCTCTGCAGCTATTTGCGCTCCATCGCGGGCAGGCTTGCTCACCGGAAGTTACCAGCAGCGATTTGGGTTTGAATTTCAGCCACACAAAAAGTATCCGCGCAGTTTTTTTATCCGTTCGTTTTACAAAATGTTTATGCGCAAAGAAGAAGCATGGCAAATGGAGCGCGGGCAAGAATTACCTTCGCGGCAAGAAGCTCGGCAAGAGGGCATTCCACACGCACAAAAAACCATAGCCGAGTTTTTTAAAGCCAATGGTTATAGCACAGGCATGGTGGGCAAATGGCATTTGGGCTATCACGAACCCAACTTGCCCAACAATCGCGGGTTCGATTATTTTTATGGGTTTACTGAAGCGTTTTCTTTGTATGCCCCAAAAAGCAACCACGAAATAGTAAATGCCAAAACAAAAGAGTTTACCGATCGCCATATTTGGAATCAAGGTAGAAGTCGCTTTTGCGCCATTCGCCAAAACGGAAAAGTTGTAGAAGAGAAAGAATATATTACCTACCGCTTTGCCGAAGAAGCCAATAAGTTTATTGAAGAAAATAAAGCACAGCCATTTTTTTTATATGTGCCGTTTAATGCTCCACACACACCGTTTCAAGCTCCGCAAAAAATATACAACCAACTATCGCACATAAAAGACCACAATAAGCGCGTATATTTTTCTATGATAGTTGCTTTGGACGAAGCCGTAGGAAGCATTAGAAACCAAGTACGCAAAATTGGGTTAGAAGAAAATACCATCATTATTTTTGCTAGCGACAATGGAGCTGCAACCTACATGGGCACACCGGATAACAGCCCACTAAAAGGAGGAAAATTCACACTGTTTGAAGGCGGCATCAATATTCCATTTGTTATGCAGTGGAAGGGAAAAATTAAACCACAAACGGTAGTAAATCAACCTGTAAGTTTGCTCGATGTTTTTCCAACCGTATCGGCAGCTGCCGGGTTGCAAATTCCCGATTATGCCAAGCCCGATGGCGTAAACCTTTTACCGTATATTTTTGGTGAAGAAAAAGGCGAGCCACACAAAGCGCTCTTTTGGAGGTCGGGCTACAACCGCGCCATTAGAAAAGGAGATTGGAAGATGATTGTGGACGACCGCAACATGGTGCTGCATCTTTACAATTTAAGCAACGATAAGTTTGAAATGGAAAATATACGAAGCAAGTACCCAAAAGTAATAGATGAATTATTCGATGAACTCGAAGAGTGGGATAGCGAAATGGAAAAACCACGCTGGCCCTTTGTAATGAACTATAAAGTAATAATTGATGGCGAGCAGTTTATATATGCTATTTAG
- a CDS encoding PaaI family thioesterase — MKKLCLCLPRMESLNPNFKNYVQQRIAANKFMPFLGFEITDIEAGEINGVLAFKEHHQQQNGYLHGGITSAILDMVEGFAAYSLVREGDLVFTVEAKISYLNRGMGDVFFAKGWVIKPGKRFHFCEGEIWYLDPQTNEKILVAKGSATMAVLPKEAIK; from the coding sequence ATGAAAAAACTCTGCCTATGTTTGCCACGTATGGAAAGTTTAAATCCAAATTTTAAAAACTATGTACAGCAACGCATTGCTGCCAATAAATTTATGCCCTTTTTAGGGTTCGAGATTACCGACATCGAAGCCGGAGAAATTAACGGTGTGCTAGCTTTTAAAGAGCACCACCAACAGCAAAACGGATACTTACACGGAGGCATTACCTCGGCAATTTTAGATATGGTAGAAGGCTTTGCTGCATACAGCTTGGTACGCGAAGGCGATTTGGTATTTACGGTTGAAGCAAAAATTTCGTACTTGAATCGCGGTATGGGCGATGTGTTTTTTGCTAAAGGCTGGGTAATAAAGCCGGGCAAACGTTTTCACTTCTGCGAAGGCGAAATTTGGTATCTCGACCCACAAACCAACGAAAAAATATTGGTTGCAAAAGGATCTGCCACCATGGCTGTATTGCCCAAAGAAGCTATAAAATAA
- a CDS encoding gliding motility-associated C-terminal domain-containing protein: MKRLLHILFAFILAHTQLFSQCITNVDFNTWTKVGQPANGNWVVQGGGSSVRQTVNGDNTYFVSPFDLMNVKVTGRFRTTDDDDDYMGFVFSFLNPMGPIDDYDCWLFDWKEENQNSAQSGMSINRVLGTIPPSQYNTTFWSHQNTPEFTVVQNTFGGPGWQRNYNHAFELRLTYTRAIIYVDGNLIFDVTDCFKPGRFGFYNFSQEDCYYSNFQYDLFIDFLVSNAGKKCRGDSVSFDFVNPCYQASLAQYQSLRWDFGDGTILVNNNPTFANANVKHLYTTAGNYTATLTVTDFNGCSSVATKQVQIANPISIASTPTQPPCNGGNNGSIQANPSGGFGPYSYTWSTGQTTQTAIGLTAGTYTVTVTDNICTSTAQFTLNQPTPLTASVAKTDANCGLNNGTATVTVSGGTTPYQYVNWPTISSTNVATGLGAGTYIPDFRDANGCSSLLQYNATIASLPCGITSSVSKTDVACFNGTTGSATLTVTGSSGTPNISWSPGGQTGATASNLSAGTYTYSYTDNNAAHAFTGQVTITQPSAAMVAQVSTTPIKCAGSNTGQALASVVSGGVPNYTYVWSNGSGNNPAANNLPPGNISVTITDSKGCTAAATGNVSGAASLAVSIATTQDSCFNSAKGKAIATTTGGTPPYDYEWSNFVTSDSNLNIRSGTYTLTVTDLNACTTTGTATITTNPVLSQTFVREDVKCFGQSTGSFNVSITGGVPGYNIAWSQPGLTGTNPTNLASGIYFYTITDAHNCRTVGGDTIEQPDSALTASTSHTDVTCNGLNDGTITVTTSGGTPPYTFLGNPLPAGTITIPSLAPNTYAGNIIDSNGCTFAVSEVITEPAVLSLAETHTNVGCNGQSSGGIDITASGGTTPYSFAWNDGVLTEDRTNIVAGSYSVTVTDANNCTATISATITEPGVFALAETHTNVGCNGQNTGSIDVVTNGGIGTITYLWSSSEVSEDITGKAAGNYCVTATDANTCTATLCVAITEPAALVATTSHTDVTCFGLNNGSITINVSGGTAPYSFLGNAVPAGSSTIPNLAPNTYAGVLTDSNNCSASLSETIVEPTQLAATEVHTDASCNGNTDGSITLTVTGGTTPYTFDWGGGVATQNRTNLTAGNYNVTVTDANNCTATVAVTITEPAAVPLTVAGTDATCFGASGSATATPAVGTAPYSFVWSASVSTTATAALVAGTHSVTATSAEGCKQTGTVTINEPTEIVATETHADAICFGTATGSVDVNASGGTGSLSYQWQPNISSSNTASNLAAGTYVVVVSDANNCSKTVTAVVAEPLAVSLTTTATNVSCFGLTDGAITAVATGGNSVFNYVATGNAVGSLPSQSGSFSNLPADSYSVVATDANGCTAMSFLTITSPTEITVTTTITDVTCHKYSDGSVQAIAAGGSPGYNFKFSTGENNVSGLFSNLVAGSYSLTVTDQNNCSTTTSTVVVEPDSLMVTALPSPTQTPLGVPVQLNVTTNQSGTINYTWIPSTGLSCSTCDNPVFDGVNTVTYTVFVSTSLGCSGSSEITAVVVPDYTVYVPNAFSPNNDGVNDYLQVYGNLKAVKTFDLKVYNRWGEKVYESDDVNFRWDGHGGGKKLPVGVYVYTIKYVFIDNHSNNSYKGSITILE, encoded by the coding sequence GTGAAAAGACTTTTACACATACTCTTTGCGTTTATTTTAGCGCATACTCAACTTTTTTCGCAGTGTATCACCAATGTAGATTTTAATACATGGACAAAAGTCGGGCAACCGGCAAATGGCAACTGGGTGGTGCAAGGAGGCGGCTCTTCGGTGCGCCAAACCGTAAATGGCGACAACACCTACTTTGTTTCTCCATTCGATTTAATGAATGTGAAAGTTACAGGAAGATTTAGAACCACAGACGATGATGATGACTATATGGGCTTTGTATTTAGTTTTTTAAACCCAATGGGCCCGATAGACGATTATGATTGTTGGCTGTTTGATTGGAAAGAGGAAAACCAAAATTCGGCACAAAGCGGCATGTCTATCAACCGTGTTTTGGGTACAATACCCCCAAGCCAATACAATACTACCTTTTGGTCGCACCAAAACACACCGGAGTTTACAGTGGTGCAAAACACTTTTGGTGGGCCGGGCTGGCAAAGAAATTACAACCACGCTTTTGAGTTGAGGCTAACCTATACCAGAGCTATCATTTATGTAGATGGAAATTTAATTTTTGATGTTACAGATTGCTTTAAACCGGGAAGGTTTGGTTTCTATAATTTCTCTCAAGAAGATTGCTATTACAGCAACTTTCAATACGATTTGTTTATTGATTTCTTAGTGTCTAATGCCGGAAAAAAATGTAGAGGCGATTCAGTAAGTTTTGATTTTGTAAACCCATGCTATCAAGCTTCGTTGGCTCAATATCAGAGCCTTCGTTGGGATTTTGGCGATGGAACTATTCTTGTAAACAACAATCCAACGTTTGCCAATGCCAACGTAAAACACCTTTACACAACTGCCGGCAATTATACAGCAACACTTACGGTAACAGATTTTAATGGCTGTTCTTCGGTTGCTACCAAACAAGTACAAATTGCCAATCCAATTAGTATTGCATCTACCCCAACTCAGCCACCTTGCAATGGTGGTAACAATGGCAGCATACAGGCAAACCCCTCGGGAGGCTTTGGTCCGTATAGTTATACGTGGAGTACCGGACAAACAACACAAACAGCCATTGGTTTAACGGCAGGAACCTATACCGTTACCGTAACAGACAATATTTGTACCTCCACAGCACAGTTTACACTTAATCAACCTACACCGCTAACGGCTTCTGTAGCAAAAACCGATGCCAACTGTGGCTTAAATAATGGTACAGCAACCGTTACCGTAAGCGGAGGAACAACTCCATACCAATACGTTAACTGGCCCACCATTAGTTCCACAAATGTGGCCACAGGTCTTGGCGCGGGAACATATATTCCCGATTTTAGAGATGCCAATGGCTGTTCATCGCTATTGCAATATAATGCCACTATTGCATCCTTACCTTGTGGTATTACTTCTAGTGTAAGCAAAACAGACGTAGCTTGTTTTAATGGAACAACAGGTAGCGCAACCCTAACGGTTACAGGCTCTTCGGGAACACCCAATATTTCTTGGTCTCCGGGTGGGCAAACAGGGGCAACAGCTTCTAATCTGAGTGCCGGAACATATACCTATAGCTATACCGATAACAATGCGGCACATGCTTTTACGGGTCAAGTTACCATAACCCAACCTTCTGCAGCAATGGTGGCACAAGTAAGTACCACTCCAATTAAATGTGCAGGTAGTAATACGGGTCAAGCGTTGGCATCTGTAGTTTCTGGTGGTGTACCAAACTATACTTATGTATGGAGTAATGGAAGTGGAAATAATCCTGCTGCTAATAATTTACCACCCGGAAATATTAGTGTTACCATAACCGATAGCAAAGGTTGCACCGCTGCTGCCACCGGAAATGTTTCGGGAGCGGCAAGTTTGGCTGTGAGTATTGCTACTACACAAGATAGTTGTTTTAACTCTGCGAAAGGAAAAGCAATTGCCACCACAACCGGAGGGACTCCTCCGTATGATTATGAGTGGAGTAATTTTGTAACCAGCGATAGTAATTTGAATATTAGAAGTGGTACTTATACGCTTACTGTTACAGACTTAAATGCGTGTACCACAACAGGAACAGCTACTATAACCACTAATCCTGTTTTGAGTCAAACATTTGTAAGAGAAGATGTAAAATGTTTTGGGCAATCTACAGGTAGTTTTAATGTAAGTATTACCGGAGGTGTACCCGGATATAATATTGCTTGGTCTCAGCCGGGACTTACCGGAACCAACCCAACCAATTTGGCTTCTGGCATCTACTTTTATACAATTACCGATGCACATAATTGCAGAACCGTAGGTGGAGATACCATAGAGCAGCCCGATTCTGCTTTAACAGCCAGCACTTCCCACACCGATGTTACGTGCAATGGTTTAAATGATGGCACTATAACCGTTACCACAAGCGGAGGCACACCGCCTTATACCTTCCTCGGAAATCCACTTCCTGCCGGAACAATCACCATACCAAGCTTAGCGCCAAACACGTATGCAGGAAACATAATAGACAGTAATGGCTGTACTTTTGCAGTTTCGGAAGTTATTACCGAGCCAGCCGTGTTAAGTCTTGCGGAAACCCACACCAATGTTGGCTGTAACGGACAAAGCAGCGGAGGCATAGATATTACGGCAAGTGGAGGAACTACACCATATTCATTTGCATGGAATGATGGGGTATTAACGGAAGACCGCACCAACATAGTAGCCGGAAGTTATAGTGTTACAGTAACAGATGCAAATAATTGCACAGCTACTATAAGTGCTACTATCACCGAGCCTGGGGTTTTTGCTTTAGCAGAAACGCATACCAATGTTGGTTGTAATGGGCAAAATACGGGAAGTATAGATGTGGTTACCAATGGCGGTATTGGCACAATTACTTACTTGTGGAGTTCAAGCGAAGTTTCAGAAGATATAACCGGAAAAGCAGCTGGAAACTATTGTGTTACCGCAACAGATGCTAACACCTGTACCGCAACATTGTGTGTTGCTATAACTGAACCTGCCGCATTAGTAGCTACAACTTCACATACCGATGTAACTTGTTTCGGATTGAATAATGGTTCAATTACCATAAATGTTTCAGGGGGTACAGCACCATATTCATTTTTAGGAAACGCAGTGCCGGCCGGCAGTTCAACTATACCAAACCTTGCTCCCAATACTTATGCGGGTGTATTAACAGACTCAAACAATTGCTCGGCAAGCCTTTCTGAAACAATTGTAGAACCAACACAATTGGCAGCAACAGAAGTTCATACAGATGCTTCTTGTAATGGTAATACAGACGGTAGCATTACATTAACAGTAACCGGAGGTACTACGCCATATACTTTTGATTGGGGCGGAGGAGTAGCAACACAAAACAGAACAAACCTTACTGCAGGCAATTACAACGTTACTGTAACAGACGCCAACAATTGTACTGCAACGGTTGCGGTTACAATTACTGAACCGGCAGCAGTTCCATTAACCGTTGCGGGAACAGATGCTACTTGTTTCGGAGCATCCGGTAGCGCTACTGCAACTCCGGCAGTGGGCACGGCTCCATATTCTTTTGTGTGGAGTGCATCTGTATCTACAACTGCCACAGCCGCATTGGTGGCGGGCACACATTCGGTAACTGCCACTTCAGCAGAAGGCTGTAAACAAACAGGAACAGTTACAATAAACGAACCAACAGAAATTGTAGCAACCGAAACACATGCAGATGCCATTTGTTTTGGTACAGCAACAGGAAGTGTAGATGTAAATGCTTCCGGAGGTACAGGTTCGCTCTCGTACCAATGGCAACCCAACATAAGCAGCAGCAACACCGCAAGCAACTTAGCAGCAGGCACTTATGTAGTAGTAGTGAGCGATGCAAATAATTGTTCAAAAACGGTTACTGCAGTGGTGGCAGAGCCATTAGCTGTATCGCTAACAACAACAGCAACCAATGTGAGTTGTTTTGGCTTAACAGACGGTGCTATTACTGCGGTTGCTACCGGAGGAAATTCAGTTTTTAACTATGTAGCTACGGGAAATGCTGTAGGCAGTCTTCCTTCGCAAAGTGGAAGTTTTTCTAATTTACCTGCAGATTCATATAGTGTGGTAGCAACCGATGCTAATGGATGTACGGCAATGTCGTTTCTAACCATTACATCGCCAACAGAAATAACCGTTACTACTACTATTACAGATGTTACTTGCCATAAATATTCCGATGGTTCTGTTCAAGCAATAGCCGCGGGTGGTTCTCCGGGATATAACTTTAAGTTTAGTACGGGTGAAAACAATGTTTCTGGATTATTCTCTAATTTGGTTGCAGGAAGCTATTCGCTTACAGTTACAGACCAAAATAATTGCAGCACCACAACTTCGACAGTAGTAGTAGAGCCAGATTCTCTAATGGTAACAGCATTGCCAAGCCCAACTCAAACACCATTGGGCGTTCCGGTACAGTTGAATGTTACTACCAACCAATCGGGAACTATAAACTATACATGGATTCCTTCAACAGGTTTGAGTTGCAGCACTTGCGACAATCCGGTGTTTGACGGAGTAAACACCGTTACGTACACAGTGTTTGTTTCAACCAGTTTGGGTTGTAGTGGCTCTTCTGAAATTACAGCGGTAGTGGTGCCGGATTACACGGTTTATGTGCCCAATGCATTTTCGCCAAACAACGATGGTGTAAACGATTATTTACAAGTTTATGGAAACTTAAAAGCGGTAAAAACCTTTGATTTAAAAGTATATAACCGCTGGGGCGAAAAGGTGTACGAAAGCGATGATGTGAATTTCCGTTGGGACGGACATGGCGGAGGCAAAAAGCTACCTGTGGGCGTGTATGTTTATACTATAAAATATGTATTTATAGACAACCACAGCAACAATAGCTATAAAGGTTCTATTACAATTTTAGAGTAA
- a CDS encoding bifunctional UDP-3-O-[3-hydroxymyristoyl] N-acetylglucosamine deacetylase/3-hydroxyacyl-ACP dehydratase: MNSTNQQTIKKAVSISGVGLHTGQHVTINFLPAAPNHGIKFQRIDLPEKPIVPADVDLVVSVDRGTTLDKNGVKVATVEHLMAACLGLQIDNLLIELNGMEIPIMDGSSAPFIEALESAGLQEQSELREVFELRNPISYIDKENGVEMLAMPSDHYRVTAMIDYQSPILGQQHASLDHLNDFKKEFASARTFCFLHELEMLLDAGLIKGGDLNNAIVVVDKQIEEKEVARLAAIFQKPDIKVVEEGILNNVKLRHANEPARHKLLDIMGDLALVGIPFNAQIIATRPGHKSNIEFGKKIKAYIKKARLLDDAPEYDVNEPPIYDSVQIKRMLPHRYPFALVDKIIKLNEKEVVGVKNVTFNEEFFQGHFPDNPVMPGVLQIEALAQTGGILVLREYPDPENYDTYFLKIDKAKFKQKVVPGDTLILKMELLSPVRRGIVEMKGTAFVGSKMVCEAELMARVVRRDTTGAKQAQTAKESKV; this comes from the coding sequence ATGAACTCTACCAATCAACAAACAATTAAGAAAGCCGTTTCAATCTCCGGAGTGGGCTTACATACCGGGCAACACGTTACCATCAATTTTCTTCCCGCAGCTCCCAACCACGGCATTAAGTTTCAGCGGATAGATTTGCCCGAAAAACCAATTGTGCCAGCAGATGTAGATTTGGTAGTAAGCGTAGATAGAGGAACCACTTTAGATAAAAACGGAGTTAAAGTAGCCACCGTAGAGCACCTCATGGCAGCTTGCCTTGGCTTGCAAATAGATAATCTTTTAATTGAATTGAACGGAATGGAAATTCCCATTATGGATGGAAGTTCAGCACCGTTTATTGAGGCCTTGGAAAGTGCCGGACTGCAAGAACAAAGCGAACTGCGCGAAGTATTTGAACTAAGAAATCCGATTTCATATATAGACAAGGAAAACGGAGTAGAAATGCTTGCTATGCCGAGCGACCATTATCGCGTAACGGCAATGATAGATTACCAATCGCCAATTCTTGGCCAGCAACACGCATCGCTCGACCACCTCAACGATTTTAAAAAGGAATTTGCCAGCGCACGCACTTTTTGTTTTCTACACGAATTAGAAATGCTGCTAGATGCAGGACTTATTAAAGGCGGAGATTTAAACAATGCCATTGTGGTGGTAGATAAACAAATTGAAGAAAAAGAAGTTGCCCGCTTAGCGGCAATCTTTCAAAAACCGGATATTAAAGTAGTAGAAGAAGGAATACTCAATAATGTAAAGCTACGCCATGCCAACGAACCTGCCCGCCACAAATTACTAGATATTATGGGCGATTTGGCATTGGTAGGCATACCGTTTAATGCACAAATAATAGCCACCCGCCCGGGGCACAAATCCAACATAGAGTTTGGAAAAAAAATAAAAGCATACATCAAAAAGGCTCGTTTGCTAGACGATGCTCCGGAATACGATGTAAACGAACCGCCCATTTACGATTCGGTGCAGATAAAACGCATGCTGCCGCACCGTTATCCTTTTGCCTTGGTAGATAAAATTATTAAGCTGAATGAAAAGGAAGTAGTGGGTGTAAAAAATGTAACTTTTAATGAAGAATTTTTCCAAGGTCATTTTCCCGATAATCCGGTAATGCCTGGAGTATTACAAATAGAAGCACTAGCGCAAACAGGCGGTATTTTGGTGTTGCGCGAATACCCCGATCCGGAAAACTACGACACCTATTTTTTAAAAATAGACAAGGCAAAATTTAAGCAGAAAGTTGTACCGGGCGATACGCTTATCTTAAAAATGGAGCTGCTTTCTCCCGTTCGTAGGGGCATAGTAGAAATGAAAGGAACAGCCTTTGTGGGCAGCAAAATGGTTTGCGAAGCCGAGTTGATGGCACGCGTTGTGCGCAGAGATACAACAGGAGCTAAGCAAGCACAAACTGCGAAAGAAAGCAAGGTATAG